The following proteins come from a genomic window of Calditrichota bacterium:
- a CDS encoding 30S ribosomal protein THX — MGKGDKKTKRGKIFRGSFGKTRPRKRRSKKETAK; from the coding sequence ATGGGAAAAGGTGACAAAAAGACCAAACGTGGCAAGATTTTTCGTGGTTCATTCGGCAAAACAAGACCGAGAAAAAGAAGAAGTAAAAAAGAAACTGCCAAATAA